One segment of Nocardioides sp. QY071 DNA contains the following:
- a CDS encoding glycosyl hydrolase, translating into MTTNRLLRLAAALTGAVLLATAPQLASGSPDGMKFGAVSQPRAGESYQSALLRAEATAGRTYDVVRDFPRWDSPFPDSFHTWLQGSGRTLILSVKSRRLNGQTVLWQSLVDAQPGSALYDDMVRWADRLRDYAVPIYFTFNHEPESKASSTMGDASQFIAAWRKFHDIVVARGATNVRFMWIMTDYAFMVGPDARNYGPKWYPGDGYVDAMGIDAYNWFTCRTGINTPWMSLEQIIRPFRDFGALHPTKELWLTEWASAEDPANPTRKAQWYAAAQALFKRSDYAQFVGVSAFDAKGPDSCNWYPDSTTSSAGAFRTMATDPFYDGGTPPPPPPATTEISFVASASSNANVTNHSVQVPGTVQSGDTLLLYFTANTAPTSTSVPAGWTQVRSANLSTALSRVWVRTATAGDAGSTVTVSNSSLTKGDLTVAAYRGPPGTPIDVSAVNAQASTTTQYVAPSVTPTRAGDWVVVYWADKSSTNTGHAIPASLTRRRTTTGTGGGHITATLADTNAAVALTPTGTYVATGSVASSQAISYTIALRLP; encoded by the coding sequence GTGACGACCAACAGGCTCCTGCGGCTGGCCGCGGCACTGACAGGCGCGGTGCTGCTCGCCACGGCGCCGCAGCTCGCGTCGGGATCACCGGACGGCATGAAGTTCGGCGCCGTGAGCCAGCCCCGCGCGGGCGAGAGCTACCAGTCAGCCCTCCTGCGGGCCGAGGCGACCGCCGGTCGCACCTACGACGTGGTCCGCGACTTCCCGCGCTGGGACAGCCCGTTCCCCGACTCGTTCCACACCTGGCTCCAGGGCAGCGGACGCACCCTGATCCTCTCGGTCAAGTCCCGCCGACTCAACGGCCAGACCGTGCTCTGGCAGAGCCTCGTCGACGCCCAGCCCGGGAGCGCGCTCTACGACGACATGGTGCGCTGGGCGGACCGGCTGCGCGACTACGCCGTACCGATCTACTTCACGTTCAACCACGAGCCGGAGTCCAAGGCCAGCTCCACCATGGGCGACGCGTCCCAGTTCATCGCGGCGTGGCGGAAGTTCCACGACATCGTCGTCGCTCGTGGGGCGACCAACGTGAGGTTCATGTGGATCATGACCGACTACGCGTTCATGGTCGGACCGGACGCCCGGAACTACGGCCCGAAGTGGTACCCGGGCGACGGGTACGTGGACGCGATGGGCATCGACGCCTACAACTGGTTCACCTGTCGCACCGGGATCAACACACCTTGGATGTCGCTGGAGCAGATCATCCGTCCCTTCCGGGACTTCGGCGCCCTCCACCCGACCAAGGAGCTGTGGCTGACGGAGTGGGCGAGCGCCGAGGACCCGGCCAACCCCACGCGCAAGGCCCAGTGGTACGCCGCCGCGCAGGCCCTCTTCAAGCGGTCGGACTACGCGCAGTTCGTCGGGGTCTCCGCCTTCGACGCCAAGGGCCCCGACAGCTGCAACTGGTACCCCGACAGCACCACCTCCTCGGCCGGCGCGTTCCGGACCATGGCGACAGACCCGTTCTATGACGGCGGCACTCCCCCACCGCCGCCGCCCGCAACCACCGAGATCTCCTTCGTCGCCTCGGCGAGCAGCAACGCCAACGTCACCAACCACAGCGTCCAGGTGCCCGGCACGGTGCAGAGCGGCGACACCCTGCTGCTCTACTTCACCGCGAACACGGCACCGACCAGCACGTCGGTGCCGGCAGGCTGGACCCAGGTGCGCAGCGCGAACCTGTCCACCGCGCTGAGCCGGGTGTGGGTGCGCACCGCCACCGCCGGCGACGCGGGGTCGACCGTCACGGTCAGCAACTCCTCCCTCACCAAGGGCGACCTCACCGTGGCCGCCTATCGCGGCCCGCCGGGCACCCCGATCGACGTGAGCGCGGTCAACGCCCAGGCCAGCACCACGACGCAGTACGTCGCCCCGTCGGTCACGCCGACCCGGGCCGGGGACTGGGTGGTCGTCTACTGGGCGGACAAGTCCTCGACCAACACCGGCCACGCCATCCCGGCGTCGCTCACCCGGCGCCGTACGACGACCGGCACCGGGGGCGGTCACATCACCGCGACGCTCGCCGACACCAACGCGGCCGTGGCGCTCACGCCGACCGGCACCTATGTCGCCACCGGATCGGTCGCGTCGAGCCAGGCGATCAGCTACACGATCGCCCTGCGGCTTCCCTGA
- a CDS encoding class II histone deacetylase, with translation MSGQPRTAFYHDERCLWHSTGEAVLFLPVGGWLQPLATGGHPESPESKRRFKSLMDVSGLTDRLAVHSAEPVTREDLLRVHPASYVDNFRELSAGRGGEIGPEALFSHGGFEIAALSAGLAKRAVADVVTGRYRNAYALSRPPGHHCLPDEGMGFCLLANIAIAIEAAKAEHGLGRVAVLDWDVHHGNGTQAVYYERDDVLTVSIHQENCFPVDSGGTEERGTGAGEGYNLNVPLPPGSGHETYLAAMRDIVLPALRAFSPDLIVIASGLDANMVDPLARQLLYADSFRQMTAMVMDLADEVCEGRVVAVHEGGYAESEVPFCGLAIVETLSGIRTEVVDPFEETFVAQQPSARTVRHQLEIVAELAAELRAPAVE, from the coding sequence ATGAGCGGGCAGCCGCGGACCGCGTTCTACCACGACGAGCGGTGCCTGTGGCACAGCACCGGCGAGGCCGTGCTGTTCCTCCCCGTGGGGGGCTGGCTCCAGCCGCTCGCCACCGGCGGCCACCCCGAGTCGCCCGAGTCCAAGCGCCGGTTCAAGTCGCTGATGGACGTCTCCGGGCTCACCGACCGGCTGGCCGTGCACAGCGCCGAGCCGGTCACCCGTGAGGACCTGCTGCGGGTCCACCCGGCGTCGTACGTCGACAACTTCCGCGAGCTCTCCGCCGGCCGTGGCGGCGAGATCGGCCCCGAGGCGCTGTTCTCGCACGGCGGCTTCGAGATCGCCGCCCTGTCGGCCGGCCTCGCCAAGCGCGCGGTCGCCGACGTCGTCACCGGCCGCTACCGCAACGCCTACGCCCTCTCGCGCCCACCGGGCCACCACTGCCTGCCCGACGAGGGGATGGGCTTCTGCCTGCTCGCCAACATCGCGATCGCGATCGAGGCGGCCAAGGCCGAGCACGGCCTGGGCAGGGTCGCCGTCCTCGACTGGGACGTGCACCACGGCAACGGCACCCAGGCCGTCTACTACGAGCGCGACGACGTGCTGACCGTCTCGATCCACCAGGAGAACTGCTTCCCGGTGGACTCCGGCGGCACCGAGGAGCGCGGCACCGGAGCCGGCGAGGGCTACAACCTCAACGTGCCCCTCCCGCCGGGATCGGGTCACGAGACCTACCTCGCCGCGATGCGCGACATCGTGCTGCCGGCGCTGCGCGCCTTCTCCCCCGACCTGATCGTGATCGCCAGCGGACTCGACGCCAACATGGTCGACCCACTCGCTCGCCAGCTCCTCTACGCCGACAGCTTCCGCCAGATGACCGCCATGGTCATGGACCTGGCCGACGAGGTGTGCGAGGGCCGCGTGGTCGCCGTCCACGAGGGCGGGTACGCCGAGTCCGAGGTCCCCTTCTGCGGCCTGGCCATCGTCGAGACCCTGTCCGGCATCCGCACCGAGGTCGTCGACCCGTTCGAGGAGACCTTCGTCGCCCAGCAGCCGTCCGCACGGACGGTGCGGCACCAGCTGGAGATCGTGGCCGAGCTGGCCGCGGAGCTGCGCGCCCCGGCGGTGGAGTAG
- a CDS encoding FAD-dependent oxidoreductase codes for MTQTVATSDYLVIGGGTAGSLLAARLSEDPAVSVTLVEWGPDDEHEPRARDLRRWAEMLEGEYDLDYRSVAQERGNSAIRQARLRILGGCSDGNTMISWRTLAADLDEWVERGAAGWDAATVQPYFDRLRTPIQPVAPEDRNPMVADMVTAAAAALDVPLQEAWNDGRLDERAEGAGFFEVGYTPDTNLRSSTSVHYLHPARAERANLDVVLEARVERVEVTDGRATGVLARVDGELVRYAARREVIVCCGAIDSPRLLQLSGIGPRAVLEDAGVPVVVDLPGVGENLMDHAEGLVVWELAELPPPTCASGWDAGALVSVAAPHDRPDVLMHFPVEPWAVHAEAYGAQLPERIVSIAPNVARPASRGRVWITTADPDAPPAIDYRYFTDPEGRDEAVLVAGVRLARRIGEAEPFASRLVREVFPGPDVQSDEEISAVARGTHQTVYHVSGTCRIGADDDPAAVLRPDLTVRGVEGLRVVDASVFPQLVATNPVVTVMMVAERAADLVREAAGRSCS; via the coding sequence GTGACGCAGACCGTCGCGACCTCCGACTACCTGGTCATCGGCGGCGGTACGGCGGGCTCGCTGCTCGCCGCGCGGCTCAGCGAGGACCCCGCCGTGTCGGTGACCCTGGTCGAGTGGGGACCCGACGACGAGCACGAGCCGCGGGCACGAGACCTGCGGCGCTGGGCGGAGATGCTCGAGGGGGAGTACGACCTCGACTACCGCAGCGTCGCGCAGGAGCGCGGCAACTCCGCGATCCGCCAGGCCCGGTTGCGGATCCTCGGCGGCTGCTCCGACGGCAACACCATGATCTCCTGGCGCACGCTCGCCGCCGACCTCGACGAGTGGGTCGAGCGGGGCGCCGCCGGCTGGGACGCCGCGACGGTGCAGCCGTACTTCGACCGCCTGCGGACGCCGATCCAGCCGGTCGCGCCCGAGGACCGCAACCCGATGGTCGCCGACATGGTGACCGCCGCGGCGGCCGCGCTCGACGTACCCCTGCAGGAGGCGTGGAACGACGGCCGGCTCGACGAGCGCGCCGAGGGTGCGGGCTTCTTCGAGGTCGGCTACACCCCCGACACCAACCTCCGCTCGTCGACATCCGTCCACTACCTCCATCCCGCGCGCGCCGAGCGCGCCAACCTCGACGTCGTGCTCGAGGCCCGCGTGGAGCGGGTCGAGGTCACCGACGGCCGCGCGACGGGCGTCCTGGCCCGGGTGGACGGCGAGCTGGTGCGGTACGCCGCGCGCCGCGAGGTGATCGTGTGCTGCGGTGCCATCGACTCGCCGCGACTGCTGCAGCTGTCCGGCATCGGTCCGCGCGCCGTCCTCGAGGACGCCGGGGTGCCGGTCGTCGTCGACCTGCCCGGCGTCGGGGAGAACCTGATGGACCATGCCGAGGGCCTGGTCGTCTGGGAGCTCGCCGAGCTGCCGCCGCCGACCTGCGCGAGCGGCTGGGACGCGGGCGCCCTGGTCAGCGTCGCCGCCCCCCACGACCGGCCCGACGTGCTCATGCACTTCCCGGTCGAGCCGTGGGCCGTCCACGCCGAGGCGTACGGCGCGCAGCTGCCCGAGCGGATCGTCTCGATCGCCCCCAACGTCGCCCGGCCCGCATCGCGCGGCCGGGTGTGGATCACCACCGCCGACCCCGACGCGCCGCCCGCGATCGACTACCGCTACTTCACCGATCCCGAGGGCCGCGACGAGGCCGTGCTCGTGGCCGGTGTCCGCCTGGCCCGCCGGATCGGCGAGGCCGAGCCCTTCGCGTCCCGGCTGGTCCGCGAGGTGTTCCCCGGACCGGACGTGCAGAGCGACGAGGAGATCAGCGCGGTCGCCCGCGGCACCCACCAGACCGTCTACCACGTCTCCGGCACCTGCCGGATCGGCGCGGACGACGACCCGGCGGCCGTCCTGCGCCCCGACCTCACCGTGCGCGGGGTCGAGGGGCTGCGGGTCGTCGACGCGTCGGTGTTCCCGCAGCTGGTCGCCACCAACCCGGTCGTGACGGTGATGATGGTCGCCGAGCGCGCCGCCGACCTGGTCAGGGAAGCCGCAGGGCGATCGTGTAGCTGA